TCGCCGCCATGGCCACGGTCAGACCGCTGGTCCAGGCCAGCAAACGGTTCACCCGCCAGGGGGTGGGCGCGGGATAAAACAGGTGAAGCAGCAAAAGGGGAAGGGGCAGGAAGAAGGATGACGCCCATTCCACCCTCAGACCGCCGCCGGTCGCCGCGGAAAGGATCGTCACCACCACCGCGGGGCCGAGGCTGACCAGCAGCAAAAAGCGATCACGGCTGCACAGGCTCTTTCGTTGCAGCTTCGGCAGGCCCAGCCCTCCCACCATGGCGATCATCAGCGAAGCGCACATTCCGGCCATGGTCAGCAGGGCCGATGCCGGGTTGATCAGATTGCGCTCGATAAAGGTCTCCTCGGTGATCCCGGCGCCGCTGGACAGGTAGCGCAATGGCCCCAGCCCATGGGTCACCACCCAATAGACATGGGGACCAGACACCAGCAGGCATAGCGCCACGGCGGCCCAGGCGCGCGGCGAAATCAGGACCCAGCGGTGCTGCGGAGTCATCACCACATGGATCAGCAGCAGCAGCGGCAGGATCAAGATGGTGTATTTGGACAAGATCCCCAGGCCAAGGGCCAACCCAAGCAGGGGCCATGCCCAATTGCGCCTTTCCTCGATAGCCAGATAGGCGAACCAGATGGCCGCGCACCAGGGCAGGTTGAGGATGATGTTGTGATTAAAATGGGGGACGATATAGCTGTAATAGCCGAGTACCGGCAGGGTCACCACCGCCAGGGCCGCGCCCATGCTGTCCAGGTAGCGCCGCGCCAGCAGATGGACGAAGGCGAAGGAGCCCAGCATCACGGCAACGCTCAGGCCATAGATGACCGCGTCGGAGGAACCAAACGCCGTGACGGCGGTTTCGGTCATCCAGCTGATCAGGGGCGGATGCTTGAAGAAGCCCGGCTGCCACTCCAGCCCCCAGTAGACGATCTGAATGGCGTCACGATTAAGGGTGGTATTGACCGCCAGGGGCAACCCAACCCAGGTCAGGGCGTAAACAAGGAACGAGAACACCATCAGGGACTTTGCCCCTATGGCGTACTTACGTTCGGACTCGGCGATGCCCAGCGACAGGCCCATGAATTGCGCTGCTGACGATCTGTGAATGAGGGTCCCCTGAAGGATGGGCACACCCTACCTCAGTCATGCTGCAAGGCAGAAGAAAAATCGACGGTTCAGTTACACAGAGTTACAATGCCGGAGCGCCCCTTGCCCGGCCTCATATCCCGTGCTGAAACATCCGGTTAAGAGGTAGCCCCCGGTAGGGGCTTCCCAGTCCAGCATTTCTCCTGCTGCGAACACGCCGGGCAGGGCCTTCAGCATCAAATTTCCATCCAGTTCGCTCAAGGCGATACCGCCAGCGGTGGAGATGGATTCGTCCAGGGGGCGGGGGCGTTTCAACCGCAGCGGCAGGGCCTTGACCGCAGCGGCCAGGGCGGACGGGTGGCTGAGGGTCTCGGCGGGCAAAATCTCGCGCAGCAAGGCCAAAGCCATGGGGCCGAGCGGCAGGGCCTTCTTCAAGAAAGTGGACAGCGAGCGCGAGCCCCGCGGACGGCCGAGGGCGGCGGCCACCCTGTCGGGGCTCCAGTCGGGCATCAGGTCCAGCAGCGCTTCGACTTGCCCCGCTTCGGCCAGGGCGTCGCGCAAATGCGCCGACATGGCGTAGACGGCTCCACCCTCGATGCCAGTGGCGGTAATGGTTATCTCGCCCCGGCGCCTTTGCCCGTCAAATGACAGTTCCACCGTCCCGGTGCGGCCGCCCGCGAACCGTTCGGCGAAAGCATCACTCCAGTCCAGGTCGAAGCCGCAATTGGCGGACTTCATCGGGATGATTTCCACGCCCTTGGCGGCAAGGATCGGAACCCAACCGCCGTCCGAACCCAGTCGGGGCCATGACGCCCCGCCCAGCGCCAGGACGCAGAGCTCGGCCTCCACCTCTTCCTCGCCATCGGGCCCCATGAAGCGCAGGCGGTTGTCGGCGCTCCAGCCCAGCCAGCGGCGGCGGGTATGCAGGACGATTCCGAGCGCGCGCAGACGGCGCATCCAGGCGCGCAGCAGCGGCGCCGCCTTCATCTCGGCGGGAAAGACCCGGCCCGACGACCCGACAAAGGTCTCGACGCCCAATTCCCCAGCCCAGGCGCGCAATTGCTCTGGCCCGAACCGGCCCAGCAGAGGCGCCATGAAGGCGGATGCGGCCCCATAGCGGGCGGTGAAGCGGTCCAGAGGTTCGGAATGGGTAAGGTTGAGACCGCCCTTGCCCGCCAGCAGGAATTTACGGCCCGGTGAGGCCATGGCGTCAAAGATCTCGACCGCCATCTCTTGCCGGGCCATGACTTCGGCGGCCATCAATCCGGCCGGACCTGCGCCAATGACGATGGCACTCATGCTCCCGCGCCCCTTGCTGGAGACAAAGAATATCCCCATGATATGGGCCGAACCCGAAGGAAAGCCGCCAGATGTCCGTGCCCGATCATGCCTCTTGCCGCTATTTCGTGTCCTATTCCGGCGTCAAACTGCCGCTCCGGCTGGTCAATCCGCTGGAGGAGGGGGATCTGGGCCATCGCAATACCTATATGAAGGCCTGGTTTGATGCGGCCGACCGTCTGGTGGGCTGTGACAAGCTGGTCTATGGCGATGTGCAAATCAGTCATCGCTATCAGTACCACGACAACGGGGCTTTGTGCCGCGCCGAAATTCTCATGGATGGGGATCTCACCGTGATGGATTTCGACGAGACCGGCGTTCGTATTTCAACCTGAGGACTCCATGACCGCCAAGCGCAAGACCTCCCCCGCTTCCCACGCCAAATGGCGCCAGCCCGACGGCTCGCCGGTGGCCTGCGTCGAAAAGCTGAAGGTGTTGGAGGAAAATCTGGCCGAGTTCCGCACCTTGGCCCTCGAACTGCTCGAAGACGCGGTTTTGATGGGCTGCGACCCCGAACTGGTGCGCGATGTGCTGAAGGCCGAAGTCGAGGCTGTGGATACGCCTTTCCGGCCCAAGACGGGGAAGGGCTAACCCTTCCTTCTGTGCCGGGCCAGATAGAGCGGCGTGCGCGACTTCGGGACTTTGTGGATGAAGTTGTAGCGGGCCACATGGTAGCTGGGATCGAAGCCGTAGAAGTTCAGCTTCATGTGTTCCAGTTCCTCGGCGCGGTATTGATCCAGGGGCTTTTCGGCCTCGTCGGCGGTGCGTGACAGGCGCTTGGCGGCCAGGCGTTCGTCCAGGGCCGGATCGGCGGCCAGGGCTTCGGCCATTTCCTCCACTAGTTTGACGAAGTCCGGCACGCTTTGCCCGAAGCGGCAATCGATCAGGCCCAGGCGCTCGGCCTCCTCCGTGCCCATGGGCAGGCGGGCTTCGATCACCCTTTGGGCATTCTCGGCGCCGCAGCGCCGGGGCAGAAGATAGGTCCAGTATTCCGAGCCGAAGAGGTTGCCCATGCCCTTGTAATGGGGATTGAGTACGACGGCCTCGCGCGCCGCCACCAGATCGGCGGCCAGCGCCATGAACACGCCACCCGCGCCCCCATTGCCTTGCATCGCGGCCAGGGTGAAGTGACTTCCACAAGTGATGATCTCGCGGGTGAGATCGTTCATGGCGTTGATATTGGCCCAGGATTCCTCGGCCGGGCTGAGGGCGTTTTCGATGGTGCCGAGATGGATGCCGTTGGACCAGAAGTCAGGGCCACCCATCAGGGCGATCACCTTGGTGGGGCGCTGGGTTGCCTTGACGAAGGCCTCGCGCAGGCGGATGCATTGATCCGTACTCATGGCGCCGTTGACGAAGGGGAAGTGGAGATAGCCCACCCCGTGGCGCTCGTCGTACCAGATATCATGATAGCCCGGCAGTTCGGGCAGGTGGTCCTGGGGCCCCAGCACGTCCAAGGCCGGAAGCTTCAGGGCGTGAGCTTCCCTGGCCCGCAGATGGCCGATCCATACCGCGCCGTCGGTGGTGGCCCGCGCCACCGCGTGGCCCGAACGGGCGATCAGGTCCCCGGGCTTGCCTGAAAGCCCCGCCGCCGCATGGGCGTCATGGAGATAGACCGACCGGTCGAGAATGTTGTCCAGCAGGCCCGGCGTGCCATCGGCCGAGCGGATCTTGCGCAGCACGGCGGCGGTGTCGTCCCTGGTCCAGTCGATGGCGCGCTCCGCCTGTTTGACGGCAGGCTTGAACGGGGCCAGGGGAGGTCTACCGACCGGTCCGTCCTGGTCCTGAAGACGGGACAATGCGTCGAGGACCGCTTCCACCGCGCCATCGGCCACTTCGTTGCGATAGAGGCTGGACTTGGTGGCAAGACGCATGGGGAAAGTGCGCGATGCCCAGACCGGCCCTTCATCCATACCGGCCTCGGCCTGCAGAACGGTGACACCCCAATCCTGGTGGCCCTCCAGAATGGCCCAGTCCAGCGCCGCCGGTCCCCGGTCGCCGGGTGGGCCGGGATGGACCACCAGACAAAGGTGGTTCTTCCACACACTTTCCGGGATGGCGCGTTTGAGGAAGGGGGCGATGATCACGTTGGGCCGCGCCATCTTCACCGCCTGAAGGGTCACGGCATCGTTGACGTCGAATTCGGCGGTGACCTCATGGCCCAGTTCGGACAGGTCCACCCACAGGCGCTGAGTCAGCGAATTGAAGGAATGGGCAAGCAATAAGACGCGCATCAACAGATCCTCGGCAATTGCTCGCCCGCCAGCCAGTCCACCACCCGGTTGCCGCCCATGCGGGTCTTCATCTGGACGAAGTGGTGGGCATCCTCGCGGCAGGCCCCGATGCGCGCCGCGTCACGGCCCAATGGATGAGAGCGCATGATGTCGAGCAGGCGGGGCGCGTCCTCTTCGGCGCAGATGCAGATCAGCTTCCCCTCATTGGCGACGTAAAGGGGATCGAGGCCCAGCAATTCGCAGGCGCCCAGCACCTGCGGCTTGACCGGCACCAATGCCTCTTCCATCAGCATGCCGACGCCCGACTGACCGGCGATCTCGTTCAAGGTGGAGGCCAGGCCTCCCCGCGTCGGATCGCGAAGCACCCGGATTCCCGGCACGGCGGCCACCATAGCGGCGACCATTGTATGCAATGCAGCCGAATCCGACAGGATCTCGGTCTCGAAGCCTAGGGATTCTCGCTGGCTCATCACCGCCACACCGTGGTCGCCCATGGTGCCCGACACCAAGATGGCGTCGCCGGGGCGCGCCTTGTCGCCGGAAATCTCCACGCCGGGAGGCACGATGCCGATGCCCGCCGTGGTGATGAAGATGCCGTCGCCCTTGCCCTTTTCCACCACCTTGGTGTCGCCGGTGACCACCGGCACGCCCGCATCCTTACTGGCCTTGGCCATGGAGGTGACGATGCGCTTCAAGTCGGAAAGGGGAAAGCCCTCCTCGATGATGAAGCCCGCCGAGAGCGAGATGGGCTTTGCCCCCGCCATGGCCACGTCGTTGACGGTGCCGTGAACGGCAAGGCTGCCGATATCGCCGCCGGGGAAGAACAGTGGGGAAATGACATAGCCGTCGGTGGTCATCACCATGCGGCCACCGGGTACCTCGAAGGCGCCCTGGTCATTGCGCTGGTTCAGCGCTTCGTTGTCGAAGGCGGCGATGAACAATTCCTCGACCAACTGGGCCATGGCGCGGCCGCCGCCGCCATGGGTGAGATCGACGCGGCCGTTCTGGATATCCAGCGGGCGGGGATGGGCGCGGCGGGGCAGGGTCATTCACTCTTCTCCAGATCCCGGAACCGTCCATAGGTCCAGTGGGCGGCGCAGGCGCCCTCGGCCGAGACCATGCAGGACCCCATGGGATTTTCGGGCGTGCAGATTGTGCCGAACAGCTTGCAGTCGATGGGCTTTTTCACTCCCCTCAGGATGGCGCCGCATTCGCAGGCCTTGTTGTCGCCGGGATTGTCCTGGGGCACGTCCCAGCGGCGCTCGGCATCCCAGGCGGCATAGGGTTCTTTGAGGCGCAGAGCCGAATAGGGCACCATGCCCAGCCCCCGCCATTCGAAGACCCGGCGCAGTTCGAACATGTCGGCCACCAGGGATTTGGCCTTCTCGTTGCCGTCCCTGGTCACGGCGCGGGCGAATTCGTTTTCCACCTCGAAGCGGCCCTCGTTGATCTGGCGCACCAGCATGCGCACCGCCTGCATGACGTCGAGGGGCTCGAAACCGGCGATGACCACCGGGCGTTGGTATTCCTCGGCGAAATATTCGTAGGGGCGCGAGCCGATGATGGTGGACACATGGGCCGGGCCGATGAAGGCGTCCAGCTTCACCGTGCCCAGTTCGCGCACCTCGGGGGAATCGAGAATCTGGGTGATGGCGGACGGCGTCAGCACATGGTTGCAGAATACGCTGAAATTCTTCAGCTCCAGCGCCTGGGCCTGTTTGATGGCCACGGCGGTGGGCGGCGTGGTGGTCTCGAAGCCAATGGCGAAGAACACAACCTGTCGGTCAGGATTGGATTGGGCCAGCTTGATGGCGTCCATGGTCGAGTACACCATGCGCACATCGGCGCCCTCGGCCTTGGCCTTGAGCAGCGACAGGCGCTTGGAGCCCGGCACGCGCAGCATGTCGCCATAGGTGCACAGGATCACGCCCGGCTGACGCGCCAGCCAGATGGCGGCGTCGATGCGGCCGATGGGCAGCACGCAGACCGGACAGCCCGGCCCGTGGATCATGCGCACATTGGCGGGCAGCAGGTCTTCCAGGCCATAACGGCTGATGGCATGGGTATGGCCGCCGCAAAATTCCATGATGTGGTAGGTGGAGGCGGGATCAGCCTCGGCCTTGATGGCGCGCGCAATGCTTTGCGCCAGTTCGCCGTCCCTGAACTCGTCGATGTATTTCAAGCGAGGGCCTCCGGGGCCATCTCGCCCATTTCGCGGAACAGCTCCAGGGTGCGGGCCGCTTCTTCGGGGTCGATCACCGACAGGGCATAGCCCACATGGACGATGACATAGTCGCCCGGCTTCACGTCAGAGACCAGGGCCAGCGACACGGTCTTGGTCACGCCGCCGAGATTGACCTTGGCCGAATCCTCGGGCAGCAGTTCGGTGACCAGAGCGGGCAGGGCAAGGCACATGGTAAGTCCTTTCTATGGTCCCTCAATCGCCGGGCGGGCCACCTCCGTGGCCCTTGGCTCCCGCGGCATAAGCCGCGCCGGGCCTTGCCCGCAACTCCGAACCGATGATCGGTTCGTCGAAACTTTCAAACTCAACTCAACGCGGCGATCCAGGCCTGGCCCAGGGACAGACCGGCATCACCGGGCGATACCTGGGCGGCGGTCAGGGGCTCCAGGCCCACGGCCTTCAGCCTGTGGACCAGACCGCCGGTCAGCACCTTGTTGAGGAAACAGCCGCCGCCCAGGGTGACATGGAGCGTTCCGGCGGCCGCGGCCAATTCGGTGATCCATTGAACCAGGGCCTCGATCAAGGTGCCGTGGAACAGGTTGGCACCCCGGACCGGGTCGGTGCAATGGGCAAGACAGGCCAACAGCGGCAGAAGGTCGAGAACCCCGTCATGAAGAATCCATCCCGATGGCAGCACGTCCGGCTCCGTCACCAGGGCTTCCAGCGCCATGGGGGCTTGGCCTTCGAAATCGGAGATGGGGTGAATGCCCAGCAGACCGCAGGCCGCGTCGAACAGCCGCCCGGCCGAGGAGGTCTCGGGGCTGTTGAGGCGCCGGTCCAGCATCTGGCCCAGCATGGCGGCGGCGGGGATATTGTGGAAGCGAGTGGCGATCTCGTCGCCGCGCCCCAGCTTGTGGAGCGCGGCGGCGGCCATGCGCCAGGGTTCGCGCGCCGCCCGGTCGCCGCCCGGCTGGGCCAAAAGGGCGAGATGGCCCAGGCGGCGGTAATGGGGGCCATCAGCAAACAGCACTTCGCCGCCCCAGGATTGGTTGCCCGGCCCCAGGCCGAAGCCGTCGAAGGACACGCCGATCACCGGGCCCTCGATACCGTGTTCGGCGGCTATTGCCGCAGCATGGGCGTGGTGGTGCTGTACGGCCAATTGCGGCAGGTCGAGAGACTGGGCAAAGCGGGTCGAGTGAAAGTCAGGGTGCAGGTCATGGGCGACGAGGATGGGCGCGACGCCAGCCTCCTTGACCAGCCCCTCCACGGCCGCCTCGAAGGCGGCGATGGAATCCGGCGTGCCGAGATCGCCGTGATTGGCCGAGATCAGCGCCTCTGCGCCGCGCGTCACGCAGATGGTGTTCTTGAGAAAAGCCCCCACCGCCAGCACCGGCGGAACGGCGCGCGGCAGGGCGATGATCTGGGCGATGGCACTCATCGGCACGCAGCCAGGAACAGGTTAACCACGAAGGCTCGAAGGCGCGAGGGCGCACGAAGAAGAGAAGAAATCCTTGCCTTTTCCTTCCTTCCCTTCGTGCCTTCGTGGTGAAAAACCATGGCGTCAGCCTTGCTCCATGCTGGAGCGGACAGCGGCCAGCTTCTTTTCCAGCAGCGCGACCTTGTGGGCCAAAGCGCGCTTTCTGCCCTCGGCTATCCAGGCCAGCCACGCGTCCATGCCCTCCCCGGTGCGGGCCGAGAGTTGCAGAACCACGATGTCGGGATTGACGCGCCGGGCAAAGCCGATGCAGCGCTCCACGTCGAAATCGGTGTGGGGCAACAGATCGGTCTTGTTGAGGATCATCATGGAGGCCGCGTGGAACATGTCGGGATATTTCAAGGGCTTGTCCTCGCCCTCCGTCACCGACAGGATCGCCACCTTATAGGCCTCGCCCAGATCGAAGGCGGCGGGGCAGACCAGATTGCCCACATTCTCGATGAACAGCACCGAATCGTCGGCCAAGCCCAGCTTGGCCATGGCGCTTTCCACCATATGGGCGTCCAGATGGCAGCCCTTGCCGGTATTGACCTGGATGGCGGGAATGCCGGTGGCGCGGATGCGGTCGGCGTCGAAACTGGTCTGCTGGTCGCCTTCGATCACCGCCACGGGGAATTTTGCCTTCAACGCCTCGGCGGTGCGGCACAACAGCGTGGTCTTTCCCGAACCGGGGCTGGACACCAGATTGAGCGCGAAGACCCCATGCTCGGCCATCCAGGCGCGGTTCTTTTCGGCGAAATCGTCGTTGTGGGACAGGATGTCCTTTTCGATCTGGACGATGCGCTTTTGGCTGAGGCCCGGCACATGGACTCCGGCGATGCCGCGGCCGTAATGGATATCCTTGTCGGAATCATGATCATGGTGGTGATGGTCATGGTCATGGCCATGGGGATGGTCATGGCTGTGATCGTGGCTGTGGCCGTGATGGTGGTCATGGTCGTGGGAATGAGTGTGGCCGTCCACCTTGGCGTCTCCGCAGCCGCAAACCGTGCACATCACTCCACCTCCATTTCCTTGATCCGCATCTCCTCTCCCGTGGTGACGGCCAGTTTGGCGCCGCCGCAATCAGGGCAGAGATCCACCCGCGAGGTGACGTGGACCGATTTCGAGCAATCCATGCACCAGGCGGTGCCGGGAATGCGGATGATTTCCAGCTTGGCGCCCTCGGTCAGCGGATTGCCCCGCGCCACCGCATCAAAGCAGAATTCCATGCTTTCCGGCACCACGGTGGAGAGTTCGCCAATCTCCAGCCACACCGTCTTGACCCGGGTGAAGCCATGGCTGGCCGCCTGATCCTCTAAGATGCGCACCACGCCCTCGGTCAGGCTCATCTCATGCATGGCCGCGAACCTCGATACGAAAGGGGACGCAAGGGTCCAGGCTGGCGGCCAGCAGGCGGGCCTTGGCCTCCAGATCAGGGCCCCAGGCGCCGAGAAGCCCCTGGGCCAGGGGACCTTCGGGGTGGAAGTTCCATTCGGTGGGCGCCAATATCCGGTATCCGCTCAACACGCCCTCCCGCAATTCCACCCAATGGGCCAGAAGGCCGCGCGCCGCGTCCACCAGTCCGAGACCCGTGCCGTCGGCGCGCGCTATGGCAAGGCCGCCGGAATCGGCGCACAAATCCTGCACCAATTCTTCCAGTTCCCGCAATGACGTCGCCATATCCACCAGACGGGCGGCGAAACGGGAGGAAAGGCCGCATCCGTGTTCGGCCATGAGCGCCACGACCAGGGGATGGGTCTGGTGGCTGGCCAAGGGGCCGGTCTCGAAGACGCGGCCATGGCAATCGGGCCGGGCGCGATAGGCTCCGTCGCCATCGGCGCCCAGCCGTTCCTCCAGATCATGCGGCCCCAGTTCGGGCATCAGGCAAGGTGGGCAATGGCCGAACCCGGCCATATCCTGGTCATCCAGGCGGCGCAGCAGGCGCGATGCGGGCGAGCCGCCATGGGCGACCCAGGCGCGGAAGTCCGAATACTCGTCCAGACGCTCTTCCGGCGGGCCAGAGAGCAGGCGGTTCAGGGTATCTTCAAACCGGCGCAGGATCTCGTCCAGGGCGTGATGGTCGGGGGCCAGTCTGCCGCCGCCCGGCCGCGCCCAATCCCCGTCAGGGTAAAGCGCCTTTCGCATGGCGGTAATCAAGGGGC
The nucleotide sequence above comes from Paramagnetospirillum magnetotacticum MS-1. Encoded proteins:
- a CDS encoding glycosyltransferase family 39 protein, which gives rise to MGLSLGIAESERKYAIGAKSLMVFSFLVYALTWVGLPLAVNTTLNRDAIQIVYWGLEWQPGFFKHPPLISWMTETAVTAFGSSDAVIYGLSVAVMLGSFAFVHLLARRYLDSMGAALAVVTLPVLGYYSYIVPHFNHNIILNLPWCAAIWFAYLAIEERRNWAWPLLGLALGLGILSKYTILILPLLLLIHVVMTPQHRWVLISPRAWAAVALCLLVSGPHVYWVVTHGLGPLRYLSSGAGITEETFIERNLINPASALLTMAGMCASLMIAMVGGLGLPKLQRKSLCSRDRFLLLVSLGPAVVVTILSAATGGGLRVEWASSFFLPLPLLLLHLFYPAPTPWRVNRLLAWTSGLTVAMAATYVLIFTGIIADMDEGKWSRFPAKPLAAAAAEGWGQVCATPVPVIIADAWLGGTASFRLHERPRVYSEADPKMAPWLSDDDIRRTGALVLWDQAGDGRYRDIDHQDSPRPGEPLDWFPGIPALEARFGPITVLPDVTLDYPGPVRQEPVRLGRAVIPPSARCR
- a CDS encoding BaiN/RdsA family NAD(P)/FAD-dependent oxidoreductase, whose translation is MSAIVIGAGPAGLMAAEVMARQEMAVEIFDAMASPGRKFLLAGKGGLNLTHSEPLDRFTARYGAASAFMAPLLGRFGPEQLRAWAGELGVETFVGSSGRVFPAEMKAAPLLRAWMRRLRALGIVLHTRRRWLGWSADNRLRFMGPDGEEEVEAELCVLALGGASWPRLGSDGGWVPILAAKGVEIIPMKSANCGFDLDWSDAFAERFAGGRTGTVELSFDGQRRRGEITITATGIEGGAVYAMSAHLRDALAEAGQVEALLDLMPDWSPDRVAAALGRPRGSRSLSTFLKKALPLGPMALALLREILPAETLSHPSALAAAVKALPLRLKRPRPLDESISTAGGIALSELDGNLMLKALPGVFAAGEMLDWEAPTGGYLLTGCFSTGYEAGQGALRHCNSV
- a CDS encoding nickel-dependent hydrogenase large subunit, whose product is MLPPESSLAITLHLSRQGRVERVEIGSDRLVRASDGLTGRKPEQVLAFLPTLYSLCGTAQGLAGLRAVETAAGIDAPPAQRMARHALGLAESLTEHAASVFRDWPALLGEAPDLAAVKPLRPLITAMRKALYPDGDWARPGGGRLAPDHHALDEILRRFEDTLNRLLSGPPEERLDEYSDFRAWVAHGGSPASRLLRRLDDQDMAGFGHCPPCLMPELGPHDLEERLGADGDGAYRARPDCHGRVFETGPLASHQTHPLVVALMAEHGCGLSSRFAARLVDMATSLRELEELVQDLCADSGGLAIARADGTGLGLVDAARGLLAHWVELREGVLSGYRILAPTEWNFHPEGPLAQGLLGAWGPDLEAKARLLAASLDPCVPFRIEVRGHA
- a CDS encoding hydrogenase maturation protein, whose protein sequence is MRVLLLAHSFNSLTQRLWVDLSELGHEVTAEFDVNDAVTLQAVKMARPNVIIAPFLKRAIPESVWKNHLCLVVHPGPPGDRGPAALDWAILEGHQDWGVTVLQAEAGMDEGPVWASRTFPMRLATKSSLYRNEVADGAVEAVLDALSRLQDQDGPVGRPPLAPFKPAVKQAERAIDWTRDDTAAVLRKIRSADGTPGLLDNILDRSVYLHDAHAAAGLSGKPGDLIARSGHAVARATTDGAVWIGHLRAREAHALKLPALDVLGPQDHLPELPGYHDIWYDERHGVGYLHFPFVNGAMSTDQCIRLREAFVKATQRPTKVIALMGGPDFWSNGIHLGTIENALSPAEESWANINAMNDLTREIITCGSHFTLAAMQGNGGAGGVFMALAADLVAAREAVVLNPHYKGMGNLFGSEYWTYLLPRRCGAENAQRVIEARLPMGTEEAERLGLIDCRFGQSVPDFVKLVEEMAEALAADPALDERLAAKRLSRTADEAEKPLDQYRAEELEHMKLNFYGFDPSYHVARYNFIHKVPKSRTPLYLARHRRKG
- the hypD gene encoding hydrogenase formation protein HypD, producing MKYIDEFRDGELAQSIARAIKAEADPASTYHIMEFCGGHTHAISRYGLEDLLPANVRMIHGPGCPVCVLPIGRIDAAIWLARQPGVILCTYGDMLRVPGSKRLSLLKAKAEGADVRMVYSTMDAIKLAQSNPDRQVVFFAIGFETTTPPTAVAIKQAQALELKNFSVFCNHVLTPSAITQILDSPEVRELGTVKLDAFIGPAHVSTIIGSRPYEYFAEEYQRPVVIAGFEPLDVMQAVRMLVRQINEGRFEVENEFARAVTRDGNEKAKSLVADMFELRRVFEWRGLGMVPYSALRLKEPYAAWDAERRWDVPQDNPGDNKACECGAILRGVKKPIDCKLFGTICTPENPMGSCMVSAEGACAAHWTYGRFRDLEKSE
- a CDS encoding DUF6156 family protein; the encoded protein is MSVPDHASCRYFVSYSGVKLPLRLVNPLEEGDLGHRNTYMKAWFDAADRLVGCDKLVYGDVQISHRYQYHDNGALCRAEILMDGDLTVMDFDETGVRIST
- the hypA gene encoding hydrogenase maturation nickel metallochaperone HypA, with translation MHEMSLTEGVVRILEDQAASHGFTRVKTVWLEIGELSTVVPESMEFCFDAVARGNPLTEGAKLEIIRIPGTAWCMDCSKSVHVTSRVDLCPDCGGAKLAVTTGEEMRIKEMEVE
- the hypE gene encoding hydrogenase expression/formation protein HypE, which translates into the protein MTLPRRAHPRPLDIQNGRVDLTHGGGGRAMAQLVEELFIAAFDNEALNQRNDQGAFEVPGGRMVMTTDGYVISPLFFPGGDIGSLAVHGTVNDVAMAGAKPISLSAGFIIEEGFPLSDLKRIVTSMAKASKDAGVPVVTGDTKVVEKGKGDGIFITTAGIGIVPPGVEISGDKARPGDAILVSGTMGDHGVAVMSQRESLGFETEILSDSAALHTMVAAMVAAVPGIRVLRDPTRGGLASTLNEIAGQSGVGMLMEEALVPVKPQVLGACELLGLDPLYVANEGKLICICAEEDAPRLLDIMRSHPLGRDAARIGACREDAHHFVQMKTRMGGNRVVDWLAGEQLPRIC
- a CDS encoding HypC/HybG/HupF family hydrogenase formation chaperone, which produces MCLALPALVTELLPEDSAKVNLGGVTKTVSLALVSDVKPGDYVIVHVGYALSVIDPEEAARTLELFREMGEMAPEALA
- a CDS encoding Kae1-like domain-containing protein — protein: MSAIAQIIALPRAVPPVLAVGAFLKNTICVTRGAEALISANHGDLGTPDSIAAFEAAVEGLVKEAGVAPILVAHDLHPDFHSTRFAQSLDLPQLAVQHHHAHAAAIAAEHGIEGPVIGVSFDGFGLGPGNQSWGGEVLFADGPHYRRLGHLALLAQPGGDRAAREPWRMAAAALHKLGRGDEIATRFHNIPAAAMLGQMLDRRLNSPETSSAGRLFDAACGLLGIHPISDFEGQAPMALEALVTEPDVLPSGWILHDGVLDLLPLLACLAHCTDPVRGANLFHGTLIEALVQWITELAAAAGTLHVTLGGGCFLNKVLTGGLVHRLKAVGLEPLTAAQVSPGDAGLSLGQAWIAALS
- the hypB gene encoding hydrogenase nickel incorporation protein HypB, which produces MCTVCGCGDAKVDGHTHSHDHDHHHGHSHDHSHDHPHGHDHDHHHHDHDSDKDIHYGRGIAGVHVPGLSQKRIVQIEKDILSHNDDFAEKNRAWMAEHGVFALNLVSSPGSGKTTLLCRTAEALKAKFPVAVIEGDQQTSFDADRIRATGIPAIQVNTGKGCHLDAHMVESAMAKLGLADDSVLFIENVGNLVCPAAFDLGEAYKVAILSVTEGEDKPLKYPDMFHAASMMILNKTDLLPHTDFDVERCIGFARRVNPDIVVLQLSARTGEGMDAWLAWIAEGRKRALAHKVALLEKKLAAVRSSMEQG